Part of the Pseudomonas sp. ADAK13 genome is shown below.
CCAATGCCCGCCCGCTGGATAGAAAGTTTTCGGCAAAGCGATCAATTGAGGCCGGGTCGAGTAAATCGAGGCTGGTATGTTCAACGCCGATAATGCCAGAAAGATTGCGTTCGGCCTTTTGAGGATCCCGTGCGGGAACGATCACCTGTGCACCGGCGCTGGACAGCACGCGAACAGTTTCCAGGCCGATGCCGGAATAGCCGCCAGTGACGATCACAGTCTTGCCAAGCAAGTCGCAGGCCGCCAAGGCTTGCAGCGCGGTAGTACAGGCGTCGAAGCCGCTGCCAACCGGGATTTGTTTTTCAGTCATGAAAGATCTCCTTAAGGGAGGCCTAGGTTCCCCGCTGGAACCCGGACGTGGAATACCCTAGAGTCCGTTTTTCTGTCGCGATCGTCCGGAGCTTTTATGGATACCCTTTCCGATGTGCTGGCACTGTTAAAAAGCCATCGCTCGACCTTCGCCGGCCTGAAGGCCGGAGGCACATGGGCCATTAACTTTGCGGCGCCGGACGGCATCAAGTTCAACGCGGTGGTGGAGGGCAGTTGCTGGCTGGAGGTGGAAGGGCTGGTGGTGCCGATGCGCTTGTATGAGGGTGATTGTTTCCTGTTGACCCAGGCACGCCCGTGGAGGCTGTCCAGTCATCTGTCGGGTGAAGGCGTTGATGCACGGGAGGTGTATGCCGATGCGGTCGGCGGTATCGCCACACTGGGGGACACGGTGGATCTGTTTTTGATCGCCGGGCGCTTTATCTACGGGGATGACGCTCGGCTGTTGCTGGACAGCCTGCCGCCGGTGCTGCGGGTGAGCGCCCACTCCGAACAGGCCGCCGTATTGCGCTGGTGCCTGGACCGCCTGGCCCGGGAATACGCCAGCCCGCTACAAGGTGCGGCGCTGATGACCGAGCATTTGGCGCAAATGATGCTGGTGCAAATCCTGCGGCTCTATCAATCTTCCATGGGCGCGAACACCACTGGCTGGTTGGGGGCATTGACCGATCCAAGGCTGGCTCCGGTGCTGCGGGAAATTCACGCGGCACCTGCCCGGCGCTGGACACTGAGTGAAATGGCCGCCGTGGCGAGTCAATCCCGCTCTACCTTTGCCTTGCACTTCAAGCAACGGGTAGGGCTGGCACCGCAGGAATACCTGACCCGCTGGCGCATGCACCTGGCGGTGCAGGCCTTGAAAGCCAGCGATAACAGCGTGTCCACGATCGGCCAGTCCCTGGGTTATCAGTCAGACAGCGCGTTCAGCAATGCTTTCAAGCGCGTGATGGCCTGCTCTCCCCGGGAATACCGCGAGCGAACCCCACACAAGGAACCCAGTGATGAGCGACATCCAGCAGCAGAAGGTCAAGGTCAACGGCATTGAATTGAACGTGCACATCGCCGGGCCCGAGAACGGTCCGCCGGTGTGGCTGCTGCATGGGTTTCCCGAGTGCTGGTACTCCTGGCGCGAGCAGATTCCGGCGCTTGTCGCGCTGGGTTATCGGGTGTTTGTGCCGCAAATGCGCGGTTATGGACAGTCCAGCGCGCCGCCGGAGGTGGCCGACTATGAGCTGCTGACCCTGTGCGCCGATATCCAGGGCGCCATGGACCTGTTCGGGCATCGTCAGGTCGTCATGGTCGGCCACGACTGGGGCGCAGTGGTGGCCTGGCACCTGGCGTTGCTGGAGCCTGAGCGGGTCACCCGGCTGGTGACGATGTCGGTGCCGTTCGCCGGGCGCTCGCGCAGGCCGGTGATCGAAATCATGCGCGAGCTGTACGCCGATCGCTTCAATTACATCCTGTACTTCCAGGCGCCGGGCGTGGCCGAAAAGGAGCTGGATGCCGACATTGAGCGAACCCTGCGCCTGTTCATGCAGGACCAGGACGTGTTCCTGCAGCAGAAACCCGCCAGCGCGAAACTGCTGGAAGGTGTCCCGCTGCCGGGCAAGCTCCCTGCCTGGTGCAGTCAGCAGGATCTCGATGTGTATGTGCAGACCTTCGCCGGCGACGGCTTTCGCGGCCCGTTGAACTGGTACCGCAACTTCGAGCGCAACTGGCAGCGCACCGAGTTCCTGGCCGGCAAGCAGGTGCTGCAACCGACGCTGTTCCTGATCGGCGACCGCGACCCAGTGGGCGTGTTCGAAGCTCACACCCTCAAGCGCATGCCTGAGGTGGTGCCCAACCTGCAGCAAGCGGTCCTTGCCAACTGCGGCCACTGGATTCAGAACGAGCAGGGGGCCCGGGTCAACGAGTTGCTGGTCGGGTTTCTAGGGCGAACGTGAACGTCGCGCCGCGTCCTGGCACATCGATCAGGCGGATTTCCTGACCGTGCAATTGCAGGATGCGGTGCACGATGCGCAAGCCCAGGCCGCCATCGCGTCGGGCACCGCCAATGGTGAACGCACGCAGGAACAGGCCTTCGCGCAAATCCGCCGCAATCCCCGGGCCGCTGTCGCTCACCGTCACTTCAACAACGCCGGCCCTGGGCGCCAGGGTCACTTCAACTTCGCCATTGAGCGGCGTATGGCGCAAGGCATTGTCCAGCAGGTTGGTGAGCACCCGTTCGATCAGGCCCAAATCCGCCAGTACGGTCGGCACTACCGGCGGCAGGCTGGCGGTGAGGGTGATGCTGCGGGCTTCGGCCGTGAGTTCGAACTTCTGGAAGATGTCCTGCACCAGGTCGGGCAACGAAAAACCTTCGATGACCGGCTGCACAAACCCGTGTTCCAGGCGCACCAGTTCCAGCAGCGACTGGGCCAGCCCGCCGACCTTGCGACTCTGGTCCAGGGCGATGCCCAGGTAGCGCCGGCGTTCCTGCTGGGTCAGGCTGGCGTCTTTCAGGGACAGGGTTTCCAGGTAACCATGCAAGGAGGCCAGGGGCGTGCGCAGGTCGTGGGAGATATTCGCGACCATCTCCCGACGCTCCTGCTCTTGATGAGTGATGGCCCGCCACTGTTCACCCAGGCGGTTCTCCATCTGCACGAAGGCGTGGTCGAGCACCGCAATCTCATCCTGGCTGGCCACCTCGGGGGCCACGGCTTGCGGGACTTTCGGTGCGCCGTTGATATCGAACTGGCCAACCTTTTCGGTTAACTGCCGCAGGGGCCGGGTGATCCACGCAAACGCGGTCAAACCCGCCAACAGGCACAGCAACGCCACCAGCGCGATGGACCACAGGGCGATATTCAGGGCCATGCCGGTGGCGTCCCGGGCGTCGAATACATCATGGGCCTCGCCCAACAGCACCACATACAGGTAGCCGGCCTGCTGGCCATTGACCCGCAGCGGCGCGGCGCTGAACACCTTGAGGCCGTCGACACTGCGCGGGTCATCGCCGAGGATCGGCAACATTGCACCGCTGAGGAACCGCCGCACCGGCTCCAGGTTGACCTGGTCGCGGCGCAGGTGGCCGCTGGGCGCCGCATTGCCGACCACGCGGCCGTTGATGTCCAGCAGGTACACCTCGACGCTCGGGTTCACCAGCATCAATTGGCTGAACAGGTTACGCACCGCCTCAGGCTTGAGGCCGTCGGCGTCCATCAGTTGGGTGTCGCGGGCGATGTGCGCGGCGAGGTCGCGGGACAGGCCTTGCACCACTTCCAGCTCATGCATGTGGTTGGAGCGCACTTGCAGCCACGCCGAGGTGCCGCTGCAAATCAACAGCAACAGGGCGAACACCAGGGACAGGCGTTGGGTCAGGGTCAGCCTCATGCGGACTGCTCGGCAAATTTGTAGCCACGGCCCCACACCGTGAGGATGCGCGCCGGGTTGGCCGGGTCAGCCTCGACCTTGGCCCGCAGGCGGTTGATATGGGTGTTGACCGTGTGCTCATAGCCTTCGTGGCTGTAGCCCCACACGGCATTGAGCAGATCCATGCGCGAAAACACCTTGCCCGGCTGGCGGGCGAAAAAGTACAGCAGGTCGAATTCCCGGGGCGTGAGGTCCAGCCGCTGGCCTTGCAGGGTGGCGTCGCGGGTCAGCGGGTTGATGAACAACTGGCCGAGGTCAAGGCTGCCGGCGTCCATCTTCAGGTTGCGCGCCATGGCGTCGACCCGCCGCAGCAGCGCCTTGACCCGCGCCACCAGCTCCGGCATGGAAAACGGCTTGGCCAGGTAGTCGTCGGCCCCCAGTTCCAGGCCCAGGATGCGGTGCAGCTCACTGGAGCGGGCACTGGTGATAATGATCGGCGTGTAGCGCGTCATGGCCCGGGCCCGCCGGCAGATTTCCAGGCCGTCGACGCCGGGCAGCATCAAGTCGAGAATCAGCGCATCCCAGCCGCCTTGCTCCAGCAGGCGCAGGCCTTCGTCACCGTCGGCACTGTGGACCACCTCGAACTGCTCGTCCCGCAGATGCAGGCAGATCAAATCGGCAATATGGGCATCGTCCTCGACCACCAGGACACGTTTGGGCTGATCCATTGATAGAAACCTGTCTTCGTAATTCGCGCATTGTGCGGCTTTTGCAACAGTGTAGTTATCACGAATTGTTTAACTCTGCGTGAGGATTCCGCGACCACCCCGGGCCTAACCTTCACTCATCGCAATGGCAAAAATTGTGGCGAGGGGGCTTGTCCCCCGTTGGGCTGCGTAGCGGCCCCAAAAAAAGCGGGAGCGCTGCGCACTCCAACGGGGGACAAGCCCCCTCGCCACAGGGTTATTTGCCGGCCATATAGTGTTGGAACTTAGGAGAAGGTCATGTATTCACGTCGACAGATCTTGCTGGCCGGCGGCGGCCTTGGGCTCGCGGTCATCGCCGGTGGCCTGCTGCAAAAAATCAACGCCGGCCCCGGGCTGATCGCCGAAGCTGAGGCCGCCGAAAACTTCGAAGTCAGTCACACCGACGCCGAATGGCGCACCCTGCTGACCGCCGAGCAATACGCGATCCTGCGCGAAGAGGGCACCGAACGCCCCTACAGCAGTGCGCTCAACAGCGAACACCGCAACGGCACATTCGCCTGCGCCGGTTGCGCACTGCCGCTGTATTCCTCGACCACCAAATTTGAAAGCCACACCGGCTGGCCCAGCTTCTGGCAACCCCTGGAAAACGCCGTGGCCAGCCACGTCGACACCTCCTTTGGCGTGGTGCGCAAGGAAATCCATTGCCGGCGCTGTGGCGGCCATCAGGGCCACGTATTCGACGACGGCCCCGCGCCCACCGGCCTGCGCTACTGCATGAACGGCGCAGCCATGACGTTCACCGCGGCTTAATTCAATGTCTTCTTATAAGGGAATACCCCATGTGGCTTTTGGTTCTCGCGTACCTGGGCGGCGTGCTGACAATTGTCAGCCCCTGCATCCTGCCGGTTCTGCCTTTTGTCTTCGCTCGCACCGGGCAGCCGTTTTTGCGCAGTGGCTTGCCGCTGTTGCTGGGGATGGCGATGACCTTCGCCCTGGTCGCGTCGCTCGCGGCGGTGGGCGGCGGTTGGGTGGTGCAAGTCAATCAGTACGGTCGCTGGCTCGCGTTGCTGTTTGTTGCGCTATTCGGGCTGACGCTGCTGTTGCCCAGCCTGTCCGAGCGCCTGACCCGGCCACTGGTGGCCGCGGGCAGTCGCCTGTCGGAAGCCGCCGGGGCCGATTCGCGGCCGCGTCCCGGCGCATCGTTCCTGATCGGCGTGGCCACCGGGCTGCTGTGGGCGCCGTGCGCCGGGCCCATCCTGGGGCTGGTGCTGACGGGCGCCGCCCTGCAGGGCGCCAGTATCGGCACTACCTTGCTCTTGCTGGCCTACGCGGCAGGGGCCGCCACCTCCCTGGCCTTGGCGCTGCTGGTCGGCGGTAAAGTCTTTGGCTTCATGAAGCGCTCGCTCGGCGCCGGCGAATGGCTGCGTCGGGGGCTTGGCGCGCTGATGCTGGCGGGTGTGGCGGCGATTGCCCTGGGCCTGGACACCGGGATCCTCGCACGCTTGTCGACGGCCTCCACCGGCGGCCTGGAACAAAGCCTGGTGGAAAAACTCAGCGCCAAGCCTGAACAGAAGAGCGGGGCGATGATGGCCGGTGGCGCGATGATGATGTCGGCCAACCACAGCGACACGCTGCCGGTGGAAGGCCAGTTGCCGCCGCTGGACGGCGCCGTGCAATGGCTCAACTCCGAGCCGCTGACCGCCGAGGCGTTGAAAGGCAAGGTGGTGCTGGTGGATTTCTGGACCTACTCCTGCATCAACTGCCTGCGCACCTTGCCGTACGTGAAAGCCTGGGCCGAGAAGTACCGTGACCAGGGCCTGGTGGTGATCGGTGTGCACGCCCCGGAATTTGCCTTTGAGCGCGACGTCAACAACGTCACCAAGGCCATGAAGGACCTGGGCATTACCTACCCGGTGGCGATCGACAACAACTACAAAATCTGGCGCGCGTTCAACAACCAGTACTGGCCGGCGCATTACTTTGCCGACGCCAAGGGCCAGATCCGCTACCACCATTTTGGCGAGGGTGATTACGCCGAGTCCGAGCGGGTTATCCAGCAACTGCTGCGTGAAGCGGGCGCCACCCAGGTGGCAGGCGGTTTGATCGAAGCCGACGCCAAGGGCATCCAGGCCGCACCGGACATGAACGAAGTGCAATCGCCGGAAACCTACCTGGGCTTCCAGCGTGCCGAGAACTTCGTGTCCACCGGCACCTTGGCCACTGATAAGGTCGCCAACTACCCGGCAGCCGGCAATCTCGCGCTGAACAACTGGACCCTGGAAGGCCAGTGGAACGTCGGTGGGCAGCAAGCCACCCTCGCGGCGGCCAACGGCAAGATCGTCTACCGCTTCCACGCCCGTGACTTGCACCTGGTGCTGGGCCCTGGCGCCGACGGCAAGCCGGTGCGCTTCAAGGTCACCGTCGACGGCCAGGCGCCGGGTGATGCCCACGGCACCGACGTCGCGCCGGATGGCAGTGGCACCGTGACCGAACAACGCTTGTACCAGTTGGTGCGCCAGCCTGGCGCAGTCAAGGATCGGACCTTCACCATCGAGTTTCTAGACCCGCAAGTGTCGGCCTACGCCTTCACCTTCGGCTAACCCGGCGACGTAACGCTTGAACTGAAAACCCAATCAATGTGGGAGCTGGCTTGCCTGCGATAGCGATGTTGAATTCACCACCGCCATCGCAGGCAAGCCAGCTCCTACAGTTGACCGTGTTTATTCTGATGTTTCGGAGTGAATGAGATGAAACTGCTTAATTACTTACCGGCCCTCGCGTTTGCTGCTTTCGTCGGCCACGCCTCGGCGTTCTCTTTCGGCCCGTCCGACGACGCCGTGGCCATCGCGCCGCCGGCCATGGACCTGCCGGCAAACGGTAGCAACCTGCAAACCGCGGTGTTCGCCGGCGGCTGCTTCTGGGGCGTGCAGGGCGTGTTCCAACACGTGCAAGGGGTGAAAAACGCGGTCTCCGGCTATGACGGCGGCGCGGCCAGCACCGCCCAGTACGAAAGTGTCAGCGGCGGCGATACCGGCCACGCCGAATCCGTCTCCGTGACCTACGACCCGAGCAAGGTCAGCTACGGCAAGCTGCTGCAGATCTACTTCTCGGTGGCCCATAACCCCACGGAACTCAATCGCCAGGGGCCGGACAGCGGCACCCAGTACCGCTCGGCGATCTTTGCCCAGAATGCCGAACAGCAAAAAGTCGCCCAGGCCTATATCGACCAGCTCGACGCTGCCAAATCCTTCGACAAGCCGATCGTGACCAGGATCGAAATGGGCAAGGCGTTCTACCCGGCGGAGTCCTACCACCAGGACTTCCTGACGGAAAACCCGTCCTACCCGTACATCGTGATCAACGATCTGCCCAAGGTGGCCCAGCTGAAAAAACTGTTCCCCGACCAATACCGGGCAGAACCGGTGCTGGTGAAAAACCAGTAGGCTTTCAGCCCTTGGCTTTTGCCAGGTAGGGCGCCAGGCGCCGGCCCATTTCCTCACCCAGGGCTTGCAGCCCGCTCAAGGGGCGGATCATCACTTCAAACTCGATGATCTGCCCTTGCTCGTTAAAGCGAATCAGGTCGATGCCCTTGAGCTGCTTGTCACCCACCCGCGCGCTGAACTCCAGCACCACGCTTTGACCGTCGGCGGTGGCCAGCTCGCGGTGATAGGTGAAGTCTTCAAAGACGTTGAATACGGTGTTGAGGATCATCGACACCACCGGCGCCCCCGGGTAGGGCGTGTGGGCCATGGGCGAGCGGAAGACCGCGTCGGGGGCCAGCAATTCGGGGAGGGCTTTCAAATCACCGGCAGCCAGCATGGCGTGCCAGCGCTTGAGGCTGTGGGCGGCCTGGGGCGATAGGTTCAGTTGTTCGGACATGTCGGGCACCTGTTCTTATGATTGGCGGGGCGTTGCACCCCACCAACATAAGAGCGGCACCAAGGCCGATCAATGATCCAAATTGACAGTTATATGATTGAACCGCACACCACACCCGCCACGATCAACGATCGTTCCCACGCTCTGCGTGGGAACGCCGCCCTGGACGCTCTGCGTCCGCTCTTGACGTCGTGACGCAGTGCGTCACCGGATGCATTCCCACGCGGAGCGTGGGAACGATCAATCATCAGACCACTTCCAGGTACGAGCTATGAATCGCCCGCGCCAATTCGCGCACGGTGTCGATAAACTCTGTCAGCCGGCTGTGCAACCCGTCCTCCAGAATCTCGTCAATCCCCGTATACCTCAGCCGCGCCTCAAACTCGGCCGCCAGGCGCTGGGCCGTGCGCCCATAACTCCCGGGCAAATCCGCCAGGATGTGGCTCAACTCCTCGATACACGCATGCAATGAGCGGGGCACATCACTGCGCAGCAGCAACAGCTCCGACACTGACCGCGCATTCAACGCATTCGGGTACAGCTCGGTGTACGCCTCAAACGACGACAACGCCCGCAGCAACGCGCTCCACTGGTAATACCCGCGTGCCGACAGGTCACTGACCTCTTCGGACTCTTCGCCAAACATCTCATACCGCGCGTCCAGCAGCCTTAAGGTGTTATCCGCTCGCTCGACAAACGTGCCCAGCCGGATAAACCGATACGCGTCATTACGCATGATCGTCCCGGAAGTAGCCCCGCGAAACAGGTGCGAACGCTGCTTCACCCAGTCACAAAAGTGGCTGATGCCGTGGCGCGCCAACCCGCCGGCCGCAATGCTGCGCATCTCCAGCCAGGTGGCGTTGAGGTTTTCCCACATGTCGGCGGTGATCCGCCCGCGCACCGCGTGGGCATTCCCGCGAGCGGCCCGCAGGCAGTTGTAGATACTGGCCGGGTTTTCCTCGTCGAGGGCAAAGAAGTGCAGCATGCGCTCAGCGTCCAGTTGCTGATGGCGCTCAAGGTAACTGTCCAGGGTGCCGCTGCTGAGCAACGACATGGCTAACTCATCCAGCCCGTCACTGCGCCCGGCCTGAGGCATCAGCGACAGCGAATAACTGACTTCCAGCATGCGCGCCAGGTTCTCGGCGCGCTCCAAGTAACGGGACATCCAATACAAATCTGCGGCGGTTCTACTCAGCATACTCAGCCCTCCACCACCCAGGTGTCCTTGGTTCCGCCGCCTTGCGACGAGTTGACGATCAATGAGCCTTCGCGCAGTGCCACGCGGGTCAAGCCACCGGGCACCAGGCGGGTTTCCTTGCCCGAAAGCACGAATGGCCGCAGGTCAATATGCCGGGGCGCGATGCCGTTTTCGACAAAGGTCGGGCAGGTGGACAGGCTCAAGGTCGGTTGGGCGATGTAGGCGTGGGGGCGGGCCTTAATGCGTTGACGGAAGTCCTCGATCTCGGCGGCGCTGGAAGCGGGGCCCACCAGCATGCCGTAACCGCCGGAGCCCTGGGTTTCCTTGACCACCAGTTCCGGCAGGTGCGCGAGGACGTGGGACAACTCGTCCGGCTTGCGGCACTGGAAGGTCGGCACGTTTTGCAGGATCGGCTCTTCATCCAGGTAGAAACGGATCATCTCCGGCACATACGGGTAGATCGACTTGTCGTCCGCCACGCCGGTGCCGATGGCGTTCGCCAGCACCACGTTGCCCGCACAATAGGCCGCCACCAGCCCCGGGACGCCGAGCATCGAGTCCGGGTTGAAAGCCTGCGGGTCGAGGAAGGCGTCGTCGATGCGACGGTAGATCACATCAACGGCCTTGGGGCCATCGGTGGTGCGCATGAACACCTTGAGGTCGTGCACGAACAGGTCGGCGCCTTCCACCAGCTCCACGCCCATTTCCCGGGCCAGGAACGCATGTTCAAAAAACGCGCTGTTGAAGCGGCCCGGCGTCAGCACCACCACATTCGGGTTGTCGAGGCGGCTGGAGCTTTTCAGGGTCTTGAGCAACAGGTTGGGGTAGTGGTCCACCGGGGCGATGCGCTGCTTGGCGAATACCTCGGGGAACAGGCGCATCATCATCTTGCGGTCTTCGAGCATGTAGCTCACGCCGCTGGGGGTGCGCAGGTTGTCTTCGAGCACGTAGTAAGTGCCGTCGCCATCGCGAACCAGGTCGACCCCGGAAATGTGCGAGTAGATATCGCGGTGCAGGTCCAGGCCGACCATGGCCTTCTGGTAACCCTCGTTACCCAGCACCTGATCGGCAGGGATGATTCCGGCCTTGATGATGCGTTGGTCGTGGTAGATGTCGGCAAGGAACATGTTCAATGCATTGACCCGCTGGATACAGCCGCGCTCGATGACGCTCCACTCACTGGCGGGGATGCTGCGGGGGATGATGTCGAAGGGGATCAGGCGCTCGGTGTCTTGCTCGTCGCCATACAGGGTGAAGGTGATCCCGGCGCGGTGAAACAGCAGGTCGGCTTCACGGCGGCGCTGGGCCAGCAGTTCTGGCGGCGTATTGGCCAGCCAGCGGGAGAATTCCTGATAGTGCGCACGGCAAACGCCTTGTGCGTCATTCATTTCATCAAAGAAAGATCGAGCCATTCCAATTACCTTGTCAGTGCCGGGACTAACTGCGCTTTGGCACTGCCGCTTTAGAAAACGCATTTTTTTATGAGCCCGTGGCTGATGGTGCCAACAGGCCTGGTCCTTACTTTCTTTTGGGGTGGGCTCTGGGTCGGGGGGTAACGATTGCTCCTGTATTCAGGCGGGGCAGGTGAATGATTGAAGGAATAAAGCAATGCCTGTGCCATCCACCCGTAGCGACTCCCCTGTGGCGAGGGAGCTTGCTCCCGCTGGGGTGCGAAGCGCCCCCAGGAAGCAGGCCGGCTAAGCAGTCCAATGCGAGCAAGCGCCCTCGCCACATAGAGCACTCGATTGCCTCAAAACGGTGCATCGATTACTTGAACTTTGCACCAGCGCGGTTCTTCTAACGGGCTTCAAATACCTGCGTGGAGCACTGATCGTGCCCAGAATCATTTCCCCACAGAACCCTGAGTCGGCCGTGACCGACCACAGCGAACACTCCGCAAAGATGTTCGGTTCACCCAAGGACCGCCTCGACTTCTACCGGCGCGAGATCCAGTACGAAACCAGCATCCTGGCTAACCGCACCGACGCCTACCTCACGGCGCAGTCGTTCCTGGTGATCGCCTTTGTGTCCGGCATGGGCAACCTCAACCCGGAATGGGGCAAGCTGTTCACCCTGGTGGTGCCGGTGTTCCTGGCGATGCTGGGCATCCTCAGTTCCCTCAACGCCTGGCCGGGCATTCGGGCGGCCTACGACATCATTGACCACTGGCACTACAAGCAAAGCGAACTGCTGCGCAGTGAACCGGTGATGGGCCTGGCGTATGACGAGTCGCCGCTGTTCAGCGAGACGGAGTCCTCCCACAAGGGCTATCGCAAGTCGCTGTTGTTCTCGATGCGTGCACCCTGGTTGTTCATGGTGTTCTGGGTGATCCTGGGGGCCTATGCGTTCTATATCCAGGTCGACAACCCGGGTTCCTAGGGAATCGGAATGAACTTCCACCCGGCGTGCGGCGCCTTACGTTTACGCAGGGCACGTTTCCCCAAGATCTGCGAAGAGGTGACCATGAACGCAACCGATAAAGATGACCCGCAAGTCAGCGGCCGCAATGACCCCGCCATCGACGGCGGTGAGCCGGCACCGGGTACAGCGGCCGACGCGCCGAAAGACCCAACGCCTGACGCCGACCCCAAGGCGGCAGAAAACGACTACAGTCCAGACTTCAAGCCCGAGCGCGAGCCCAAGCCTGAAACCGATGCCGATATCGATACTCAAGGCGGTTAGAGGAGACGGTCATGTCAGTTGAAATAGACGAAGACGATGAGCTCAATGACCCGGGCAATGAAGACCCGGGCTCACTGATGGATGATGCCGAAGTTCCGCTTAACGACTTGGATGATGCCGCCGACGTCGGCAACACCGAAAACCAGGAATAACCTTCATTATTGTGCCTGGGCGCGTCGTTCATACCACGCCAGCATCGGCTGTGTGCTGAGGCCATGAACGATGATGCTCAGGGCAATGACTGACAGTGTCAGGTTCACCGCAACGGCGCTGCTGGTGCCCACCAACCCATGGTTGATGGCGTAGAACAGGTAGTAAATGCTGCCGATCCCGCGAATCCCGAACCAGCCCACCAGCCCGCGCTGATTGCGATCCAGCAGGCTGCCCCAGGGCACCGACAACACGCTGAGCGGGCGAATCACGCAAAACAGCAAACCGCCCACCGCCAGCGCCCGCCAGTCCCAGTGAC
Proteins encoded:
- a CDS encoding cytochrome c biogenesis protein DipZ, yielding MWLLVLAYLGGVLTIVSPCILPVLPFVFARTGQPFLRSGLPLLLGMAMTFALVASLAAVGGGWVVQVNQYGRWLALLFVALFGLTLLLPSLSERLTRPLVAAGSRLSEAAGADSRPRPGASFLIGVATGLLWAPCAGPILGLVLTGAALQGASIGTTLLLLAYAAGAATSLALALLVGGKVFGFMKRSLGAGEWLRRGLGALMLAGVAAIALGLDTGILARLSTASTGGLEQSLVEKLSAKPEQKSGAMMAGGAMMMSANHSDTLPVEGQLPPLDGAVQWLNSEPLTAEALKGKVVLVDFWTYSCINCLRTLPYVKAWAEKYRDQGLVVIGVHAPEFAFERDVNNVTKAMKDLGITYPVAIDNNYKIWRAFNNQYWPAHYFADAKGQIRYHHFGEGDYAESERVIQQLLREAGATQVAGGLIEADAKGIQAAPDMNEVQSPETYLGFQRAENFVSTGTLATDKVANYPAAGNLALNNWTLEGQWNVGGQQATLAAANGKIVYRFHARDLHLVLGPGADGKPVRFKVTVDGQAPGDAHGTDVAPDGSGTVTEQRLYQLVRQPGAVKDRTFTIEFLDPQVSAYAFTFG
- the msrA gene encoding peptide-methionine (S)-S-oxide reductase MsrA; protein product: MKLLNYLPALAFAAFVGHASAFSFGPSDDAVAIAPPAMDLPANGSNLQTAVFAGGCFWGVQGVFQHVQGVKNAVSGYDGGAASTAQYESVSGGDTGHAESVSVTYDPSKVSYGKLLQIYFSVAHNPTELNRQGPDSGTQYRSAIFAQNAEQQKVAQAYIDQLDAAKSFDKPIVTRIEMGKAFYPAESYHQDFLTENPSYPYIVINDLPKVAQLKKLFPDQYRAEPVLVKNQ
- a CDS encoding alpha/beta fold hydrolase, with protein sequence MSDIQQQKVKVNGIELNVHIAGPENGPPVWLLHGFPECWYSWREQIPALVALGYRVFVPQMRGYGQSSAPPEVADYELLTLCADIQGAMDLFGHRQVVMVGHDWGAVVAWHLALLEPERVTRLVTMSVPFAGRSRRPVIEIMRELYADRFNYILYFQAPGVAEKELDADIERTLRLFMQDQDVFLQQKPASAKLLEGVPLPGKLPAWCSQQDLDVYVQTFAGDGFRGPLNWYRNFERNWQRTEFLAGKQVLQPTLFLIGDRDPVGVFEAHTLKRMPEVVPNLQQAVLANCGHWIQNEQGARVNELLVGFLGRT
- a CDS encoding response regulator transcription factor; this translates as MDQPKRVLVVEDDAHIADLICLHLRDEQFEVVHSADGDEGLRLLEQGGWDALILDLMLPGVDGLEICRRARAMTRYTPIIITSARSSELHRILGLELGADDYLAKPFSMPELVARVKALLRRVDAMARNLKMDAGSLDLGQLFINPLTRDATLQGQRLDLTPREFDLLYFFARQPGKVFSRMDLLNAVWGYSHEGYEHTVNTHINRLRAKVEADPANPARILTVWGRGYKFAEQSA
- the msrB gene encoding peptide-methionine (R)-S-oxide reductase MsrB, with translation MYSRRQILLAGGGLGLAVIAGGLLQKINAGPGLIAEAEAAENFEVSHTDAEWRTLLTAEQYAILREEGTERPYSSALNSEHRNGTFACAGCALPLYSSTTKFESHTGWPSFWQPLENAVASHVDTSFGVVRKEIHCRRCGGHQGHVFDDGPAPTGLRYCMNGAAMTFTAA
- a CDS encoding alpha-E domain-containing protein yields the protein MLSRTAADLYWMSRYLERAENLARMLEVSYSLSLMPQAGRSDGLDELAMSLLSSGTLDSYLERHQQLDAERMLHFFALDEENPASIYNCLRAARGNAHAVRGRITADMWENLNATWLEMRSIAAGGLARHGISHFCDWVKQRSHLFRGATSGTIMRNDAYRFIRLGTFVERADNTLRLLDARYEMFGEESEEVSDLSARGYYQWSALLRALSSFEAYTELYPNALNARSVSELLLLRSDVPRSLHACIEELSHILADLPGSYGRTAQRLAAEFEARLRYTGIDEILEDGLHSRLTEFIDTVRELARAIHSSYLEVV
- a CDS encoding AraC family transcriptional regulator, which encodes MDTLSDVLALLKSHRSTFAGLKAGGTWAINFAAPDGIKFNAVVEGSCWLEVEGLVVPMRLYEGDCFLLTQARPWRLSSHLSGEGVDAREVYADAVGGIATLGDTVDLFLIAGRFIYGDDARLLLDSLPPVLRVSAHSEQAAVLRWCLDRLAREYASPLQGAALMTEHLAQMMLVQILRLYQSSMGANTTGWLGALTDPRLAPVLREIHAAPARRWTLSEMAAVASQSRSTFALHFKQRVGLAPQEYLTRWRMHLAVQALKASDNSVSTIGQSLGYQSDSAFSNAFKRVMACSPREYRERTPHKEPSDERHPAAEGQGQRH
- a CDS encoding nuclear transport factor 2 family protein codes for the protein MSEQLNLSPQAAHSLKRWHAMLAAGDLKALPELLAPDAVFRSPMAHTPYPGAPVVSMILNTVFNVFEDFTYHRELATADGQSVVLEFSARVGDKQLKGIDLIRFNEQGQIIEFEVMIRPLSGLQALGEEMGRRLAPYLAKAKG
- a CDS encoding sensor histidine kinase; protein product: MRLTLTQRLSLVFALLLLICSGTSAWLQVRSNHMHELEVVQGLSRDLAAHIARDTQLMDADGLKPEAVRNLFSQLMLVNPSVEVYLLDINGRVVGNAAPSGHLRRDQVNLEPVRRFLSGAMLPILGDDPRSVDGLKVFSAAPLRVNGQQAGYLYVVLLGEAHDVFDARDATGMALNIALWSIALVALLCLLAGLTAFAWITRPLRQLTEKVGQFDINGAPKVPQAVAPEVASQDEIAVLDHAFVQMENRLGEQWRAITHQEQERREMVANISHDLRTPLASLHGYLETLSLKDASLTQQERRRYLGIALDQSRKVGGLAQSLLELVRLEHGFVQPVIEGFSLPDLVQDIFQKFELTAEARSITLTASLPPVVPTVLADLGLIERVLTNLLDNALRHTPLNGEVEVTLAPRAGVVEVTVSDSGPGIAADLREGLFLRAFTIGGARRDGGLGLRIVHRILQLHGQEIRLIDVPGRGATFTFALETRPATR